CATTAAAGGTTCAACTGCTGaagaataagaaataaaaccagACTTGAATAAGGCCTCCTCTTTCTGTGAGTTCCACATGACGGCGTCATGAAAATCTGTTCCACCAATTATGAagtaaatgtataaatgtgAGGACCAACGTGGCTCCTCGGGCAAACTCGTGCTGCTGTCGCTACAGCTGTGTGACGTCATCTTGTCGGAGGAGCGCTGTAATGGACTCGTACTGCCACTTCATCTGAGAAGCTCGTTTCTCTGTATTTCCATTCTCATGACTCGTACCCGTTGCTAGACTGGCTTCACCTGGTGAAAATTACCGGCATTACCAACACCTCAGTGATGATGGACGAAAGCTTTGTTAGTGTAAGAATTACTATGTACATGTTAAAAGTCTTGTGATGAAATGAACGGTCTAAAAGCCTTTTGGAGTGTAGTATTTAATCTGCCATTTCTCTTGTCAGACCTTAAAAAAGACTAAATTCTGCTTCAGATCAAGAAATAAACGCATTGAATGGCCATGACATCATGATGTGTGCTGCTTTTATGATCTCAGTCCAGATATTTACTGAACAGATGGgtcattttaaaaatcattGCACACTCAGTACTACActagttttttttaactgtGATAAGTGTTATCCATCCATTGCATACTTCCATCTGCTATATCCACTTAATGTGGGTGCAGGAGGTTGGACTCCATCCCAGTATACATTACAAAAGACAGTGGAAGATGCCAGTATATCGTTAAATCTGGTCAGTTTTACACTAGGTTATAAATACTCAGTGAGTCCATCTGTAAAAGATCTGGTAATAACTGAACTGTTAAAGGTTTCCTATTAAAACACTCGTATTTCTTCATATTCAAAGTAAAACTGTGTTCTTACGAATAGTAAGTAATGCTATTATCACACTTGACTAATTATCAAATCCTTGAGAGTAAGTTGTGATTTACTCAAAGTGAACTGTTTAATGTTGACCTTTATTCAgtctctctgcagcaggttGAGCTGATGAGGTGTGACCTGCCCTCTGCCAGGTAAGAGAACAGCAGGACTCCTGGAGCCTCACTCCATTTAGCCACACTGCCCCCTGTCGGTGGCATTGGGGTATAACACCGTTACTATCGCTATGCGCTGCACTGCTGCAGTTCTGTGCTGAATCAACCTCACCTAGAACCACTGAGAGCTTTGTTCAACCACTTATAGGAAAACACTGACACCTACTGGTCATAGTAGTGAATTGCCCATTTTCTCACCTCTGTTTGTCTACTGTAGTTTCAGCACAAAATATTTCTCagcaatgaaaataaatgatgttgGCTTTATTATTTCTGTCTCAACAGGCCTATTTCCAGATACATTAAAATACCAAAAATGCTTTGcttctttttctattttcttttttgtttcagaTGGAAGTGTTGCTGTTGGCAAAAAGTGATGCTGCAGGATTTTAAATGagtatgaaataaatacatttccctTATGCTAGCCACCCAGTTAATACAATTAAATGTTGATAGGTGCTAATTTAGGAAAATACACCACAAATAAAGGCCGGTAAGTAAGTAAGGCCAAATAATATTCAACGGAGTGTACAAatgcagaaaaatacaaacaggGGTGAggttaaaagaataaaagtgaTTCTCACTGTCTGTTTGACAGTGACATTTCCCTCAGAGGGAGCGATATGGTGACCTTTCCATGTGGCACTTGATGCCACAGCTCCACTATGTCAGGGTGACACATCAGATAAATCCCTTCCTGGACCCTAAGAAGTCTGGATGAAAACACTGAGGGGTTAATCCGTGAGCCATAGCTGATCTGTGGCCAAATAGTAAGTTAAGGCAGCAACCTTTCACAGCACATGTCACTGAAAACAACCATTTTAATGTGATATTTTTACGTTTCACTCAGTAACACCATCCTTTCGACCACAGAGCCTATTATCTGCTCCGTAGGACAGGTTGTCAATCCTTGTCTCTTCTGATTTGTTCAGATTTAGTCAGATTGGATTCATAAATTTGGTTTATGGTTTGCTCTACTGAATAGGCTACTAACACAAACCTGAACACATATATTGCCTCCATGTAAGTGACAACGGTCATGTCATAAAACATAACGGCAGAATCTCCCCCGTCTCATCTTCCGCCTTGTCTGATTTTATCTGAGTCCTGCTCTGGCCTTGAGCTGCCACTGTTGGTGATCCCTTCTCTGATTTGTCACACGAAGATGAATAAACAGGTTATTGCgggatgtttttaatttaacaaaatCTTGACTTCACACAGTCTTTCTCGAATTCATAATTATGTGTTTggtaatttaatgtttttatttgcgcGTCTCAGAAATCTCACATGGTTTTATTGCTGTTCCCTTGGTAACAAGCGAACCCTTGCCCTTTTAGCCGTGTGGACCGTACCACTATCAACTGCAGGGGTACCTGAGGAAGGTTTAAATGTGCAATTCCATATTTGTTACCACAATTCGAATCGTATACAaaatgattattatattatatttaaaaagctcattacatttattattaattcgTTTATTCCTTGaaaattacattgtttacagACTAGTTTCCCGAACCGCACCCCTCATTGTTAAAGCGACGAGCGTACAGTAAGCTGTCAGAAGCTTGTTGCTCAAATCTGTGCTGGACTACAAAGTAATGAACGTATGAGGTCGCGCGCGCAGGCGAAACGACCCGCTTTCACTGCGGGCACCGAGTCAAAAACACGCCGTCTGTTTGAAAGACGCGGTGTGACGACTTGACACCCCGTTTCCGTCGGTTCGGCGGCGCCGTCGAGTCGTCCGCGCTAGCTGCTGCGTATCGCTGAGTCCTCTGGGAAGCGGCGGATGAGGTAAGCGGGCGCTAACGCGGCGGCTAAGTGCGAGCTAACACATGTTACTGTCACCGCTCTCTCCTGACGTTAGCGCATGACAGCGCTGCTTGTAGCTTGCTAAGCGCCGTCTGCGATGACCCAGTGTGGGACGAGCCTGTAAATCAGATACCAAAGCTGAAAACGCGATAATAATACGGTGTTAAATATTCGTAGGTTACTCGATTGTCAGGAAATATAACTAGCACTAGCACGGGTGGAATATTTAAAGTATTCAAGCACTTTACTTAGATAAACGTGCTAATATCATACCTGTGAGAATAGCCTCATGCTAATTAATAGTGAGCTtataattgtattatttaatgtttgtaACAGCATTACTATTCATACCAATCACAAGACTGTGAAAAGTGTATTTTAAGAAATTGTGTAGTAATTAGTCTATACAAAAGGCATAAGCAACATTAAAATGCAGTTGTGTAATAGACTTTGGGTTACTCATAATATAAACAGGTTATAAACAGGTTAGGTTCTGTTTATATgattaacatatatatatatatatatatatatatatatatatatatatatatatatatatatatatatatatatatatatatatatatatatatatatatatatatatagcaacATCTGTTGGAGCCTAAACTGGCCTGCAAATATGAATCACACTGAAGGACATAGATCTACATGTACATAACTGTAATAATCAACGGAAAATGTGCACAATGCATTTTTGCAATTCATGCTCCAAGATAAGGAAGAAGTTTAGAGTTTCCCAGTGTTTGTCGAACGTTATTCATAAATAAAGCatcattttctgcagctgcagtcgtTTTCACACAGCACACCAGCTTCTGGTTTTCCATTGGTCGATTCCTGACTGGGAGGGTCTTCCTGGTGTCTGGAAACCAGGCAGGAAGGGGCTGGCTGGAAATATTTCAGCCAGAGTTTTTACTGTTGTGACGAGCAAGTCTTTGGGCTCTCAATCCACTCGGCAGAGAGAAGGATTAAAGCTGGTGTTGGGGTAATTTTCTTCATAGTTTTATTGGTATTGAGGATTAGTCTGTGTAGTTTACGTTCTTTATAATCCGACAGAGGTTTCCAGAGCTGTGTGAAAGGGCAGAGGTAGGTTTTCCTGCTCCGTTTCCTGACTTGTTCCTAAGGGAATTTCCTGCAGAGTGCCAGGGGAGAGCAAGCAGTAACGCCGAGGCTCGCTTTCTGTTAACAACAGCAGAGTTTATTCTGAATTTGCTCCTTTTGGGTCTTTGTGCATTCATGGGCTAATTGCACTCAGCGGAGCAACTTTGCAGCTCTTGTACAGATTTATTCAGCTTATGAGCTGAACACATATCTGCCTGCTCAGcgacttcctgtgtgttttaccACTTAGTGTACAGGTCTGAATATCCTGCCCTGTGTTTAACTCCCAACACTCTGTGTTTAATCTTTGTCTTATATATGTGCTTCAGTGTGCATTGAGTCAGCAAATCtgactgcagtgtttgtgtcacCCGTTTAGCCAATAGAGAGCAACATAGGAATGGAAAATAGGTTGGATGGAAGAATGTACATAAATGGACACAGTAAAATATGATGATTAATGTAGTTTAGACGCATAGTCTGCTTTTGTGGATGTAATATATGTGTTATAGATTTGAGACTATGGAAATGTTCCTACCCTCTCTGTGATTTATTCATGACACCAAGCTACTCATCCCAGACTAGCTAATGACTATGGCTCTGTGGCTGTAACACGGCCAGCGTTTTTGCTGCATACGTTGTTATGTGACAGCAGTAACTACTAAGGTCAGTTTAATAAGTTCAGATGTtgtgagcagctgcagttttatGTTTGCTACCAACAGACATTAGGCTGGAAAAATAGTGCCAGTGCCAGTGGTTGCCCATAAAATGATGGGGAACCCTACTCCTAACCCAAGCATCTGTTATGATGCAAATTTGATTTTGTTTCTAGTAGACAGGGTTTTTAGTACACAAATGGACATAAATACAGGAAAATGCACCTTTTACATTAAATGAAAGATGTAGCTTTCAGAGAAACATATAAAATCGATTTAGTTGTGGTTGAGGGGTGCGTGAGTTCATAATCATCTTCCACTTGTCTAGAGAAGAAATGAATGAGGAGATATTGACATAAGTTATTTTCAGTCTGAACACGATCTTAGTCATCACTGGGCCAAATGTTAGTTTGGCAGGTTCTTCATCAAGCTGTACACTAATTATGTCTTGGTAAAAATCTCAGTCTTCTCTAAATGtattcagtttcagtttgtcaCTGTTATTACAACAAAGTGGTAATAATTAtgactttgatgattaatattcaaattatttttttgaatAATGGATTTGTGGTTGTTTAAGGTGTCATATTGAGAATATTTTGTAAGACAAAAGATCCATTATTTGCAGTTCTTGTGTACTTACCTGGCAAGTGACTAATTACACAAAGGCACATTTGTCTGCTGCAAACTACTAAAAACAGATTTCTATAGAGAGCAGTGACGACAACAACAGTAACATatgtatacatatgtatatatattccTCTCTTCCAGATCTCCAACAGAAAGTGCCTTTGAGAAGCTGTCCCTGACTTGAAGCTGGTCTGTGTACACGGCCAATCTGTGCATTCTCTAAAGTTCAGACAAAACTGTGAAGTACAGACAATAAATATCTCAGATGTAACTGCTATACCACCATTTTGTGCAATTCCAGCATCCAAAATATAATGAAGTACAGCCATAATGAAAGATCAACTACAAAAGGCTAAAGTATTAAGATTGTATTAAATTTCAGAGGCACCATCAGTGGTGGAATATATAGTTTAACTTGACTTGCAATTACATACATCTTCTTACTGCTCCAGCTGATGGAAGTATCACCTACATACAACCAGCCTACAGATTTTAGTGTATGAGGCACACAGCAATACGATTGGGTTTTAACATTGAATGTGTGACATAAAGAGCCGGGCATGGCGTTGAGCATTTCTTCAGTAAGAGACACAAAATGGCTCACTCTGGAAGTCTGTCGGCAGTTTCAGCGGGGCAACTGTTCTCGTAGTGATGAGGAATGCAAATTTGCTCATCCACCCAAGAGCTGCCAAGTGGAAAACGGGAGAGTTATTGCCTGCTTTGACTCACTGAAGGTAAGAAATATTGCATGCACTGTATTATCTGTGACAGTTTAAAGATAACCCGTAAAATGGAAAATGCACTTTCACATTGTCATCTATGTTCATAAGGCAATCAAACCGCCGAAGAAAAATGAAATCACCATATTATTCTCCATTATATGAAGTTTATTGTCGCCCTATTTGCTGTTAAAATATAGCTAATACCAAAGTTTTTCAAAATTTATACTGTTATTATCTAAAGTAGCTATTTTTCAATGGTAGCTCGTATATATAGTGGTCAGAAATTTGAATGATAGAAGCAATAATAGTAAAGCTACAATTATTCTCCAttataaatattgtttattgtaaAGTAGAAAGAATGAACCTAGGTCAAACAGTGAATACCTGCTTATCTGAGAACATTGTGTGAATCCTTTCTACTGGTCGTATATAGTATTTTGTCAAGTAATAAAAACGTGATTACAGTAAAACCTACAAGAATAATCACTAAAAGTAactaatattaattaatttaatgtgaGAAAGTCAGATCAGCTAAAACGAGACAACTTTAGTGAATGATTTGAATCTAAAATGAGACACTAATCATCTTACTTAATAGCCAAACTGCTGAAATGTAAAGAAACTCATCTCTGCAGTCCCACAGCTGAGAGGCTCAGTGATATTTCATATGGCCCTTGAGCTTATCATAATTTCTCTTATTATAATATTGTTAGAAGAGAGCACTGCAAGTTATTATCTGCTCTTCATCTATGTCACACTCTGCAGCCCAGTCTGTGATGTTTGTACAGGGTGAATCAACTGCACTATATAATGTATGTCCAAAGCTTCATTCAGTGTCAGTTTGAGGAAGCACAGATATAGAGGCTAATGGATATTCACCTAATAACTGTTAGATACTGTTGGTCTAGACCATTTTACAGGCTGATTGTGACGTATCCTGAGACATTGTGTTCCTTGTGTCTACTCATTTCCTCTGATTACAGGGTAGATGCTCAAGAGAAAACTGCAAATACCTTCATCCACCTTCGCACTTAAAGACTCAGCTGGAGATAAACGGGCGCAACAATCTCATTCAGCAGAAGACAGCAGCCGTGCTCGCCCAACAGATGCAGCTCATGATCCCTGGCCCTAGTCTGCAGCCTGTGGTAGGACCCTCCAAATATTTACTCACTGGCCCATTTATTAGCCTCAGTTGGACAAGCTAATGCAAGGAAATACATTTTTGTTATGCAGGGACTTGGCACCAGTACTGGTCTTGGTTATGGGTCATACATGGCACCTTTGAGCCACGGACTGAGCCTCCTTCCCTCAGACATCCTCTCCAGCAACCCCGTTCTTGTTCCTGGGAGCTCTCCTGTCACAGTTCAgagttcctcctcttcttcttctccctcacaAAAGCCTCAGCGTACAGATAAACTAGAGGTATTTTAAGGCCAAGTCGTGCGATGGTCATCTGAAGTGAGGTACATTTCTCTCACTTATCCTTATATTGCTCTGCTCAGGTCTGTCGTGAGTTTCAGCGGGGGAACTGCGCACGAGGGGAGACAGATTGCCGCTTCGCTCACCCCAGCGACAGTCCCATGATTGACACCACCGATAACACCGTCACTGTTTGCATGGACTACATCAAGAGCCGCTGCTCCAGAGAGAAGTGCAAGTACTTTCACCCTCCGGCACACTTGCAGGCCAAAATGAAATCTGGTCAACAGCAAGTCGGCCAGACAGCCGTCACAGCTCAAGCCACAGCGGCTGCTGCGGTAAGAAATAGTGTTAAAAGTGTTATATTGGATGAAAACCttacctgaaaacacacaaagctatGAGCTACAATAACAGGGCTCTAATGTGAAGTCTTCATAGAACGTTTTTCATCTTCATTATCTTTGTATTGTTACTTACATATACATGAGTTTCTAGTTTCCAGCATTGTAAGCCTGTCTGCAGTGCTTTATGACACTGGATACATTCCAGCTGTTGATTCGTGTAAAACCAGGACCTCTTTAACTTACCAATAGGATTTTCAGCGTTTGCTCTTTAGGCTTTTTGTCtaaagctttaaaataaaaaaataaataaaatatgttttttcgttatactgtatgtattagtGCCTGAttccaaacaaataaataacaggCTCTGATCAAGTAACAGTAGCCACGTATCAATGTGCAGTGTTCACGACTGTGCCTCCTCATTGTGGATGTCAGTCAGATATGGATGAATCTGTATTTATGGTGTTCTTTAATCAGTTATTTTGATTACTGTGCATGGATATTGTCCTCTGAGTGGTATACTACATTctgattattttgttttgttttccccctTCTCACCTATCCACAACGCTGTCCCCCATGATGCACCTCTGCTTGCTGTTGCCTGTATGTTAATACGCTTGAATCCCATTGGCCCACTGCCATCATGTGCTCGCTGCCTGCTATTAAACGGCTCAGTCGACTGCCAAAGCAGTGAAGCGACCCCTCGAGGCAACTGTAGATCTGgtattttcacattttgcttTGCATGTAGCTCTtaattttactgtaaaaacttttttaatttctgtcattgtcattgtgGCTTCTTTAAGTCTCATAGTATTGGTAGTGCTTAAGTTATTGTAGAAGTTTTTGTAAGTACATTAATCCATTCATATTTATATCCTTCAACTGTGTCTTTTTCACCATGTGATAACATAGACTTTAATTTTGTAGTTTTGTAGTACATACTAAATATTCAATGTGTGTGAAGCCtagctgaaaaaagaaaaaaggcctTGGAGAGTTTTAATAGTTTATATCTGGCTTTTTCCCGTTTCAGGCATTTCCTCACAGCGTCCTGCAACCTCTACCAAAGAGACCAGCCCTTGAGAAGAGCAGCTGGACCAGCTCTCTGCTCAGTCCCAGCTTTTTGCACTACCAACAGGCTCTGGccaacacacagctgcagcaccccGCTGCTGCGTTTTATCCCACAGGTAAGACATGGAGTTCAAGCTACGCATGGTGTTGGGACAAGATGCCATTTTCaaattcttttcatttttctacATTTGTTCTGGGTTTAGATGCTGGTCGCAGATGCCATGCATGCTAAATGTTGTGACATAAGTACATTAGGTGTCTCTCTAAGATTTGCAGAATGTAATTACTCATAATCCTGAGTTTAACTACAGACCTTTTTCACAGCAGACATtttgacacacgcacacaaccatACACCTTACCTGCTAGTGATCACTCAAGCAAACATTGTTTACACCTGTTGACTTACAGACTATTTAGtgccaaacataaaataaaattataactAAAATACACTGTCTCCCATTTGACAGGTTCTATCTTGTGCATGGCTCCAGCTAACAACATTGGTAGGTATTTTCATAGCTTTGAGAAAATATGTCTGTAGTACACAGATGATGCTTTGAATATGTCTCATAACTATTTTTGTTACAAAGGTTTACTGCATCTGTAGCAATTGTTTTTTGTAGAAATGTCATCTGCTACCAATTGGGATCAGCATCCCTGAGTTTTAATGCAATTTGTTTACATTATGCTCTATAAAGTCTCTGATGGTTTTTGTTGGCGCTCTTGTGCACGCCATGTCTTGGGATGTAACATCGTCGATAGATTTCCTAATTTTATCTCTTATGAGTCCTCCTTTTATGTTCTCCCCTGCTGTCTCGCTTTGCTGTGTGATCACATGCCATCTGCTGGTCTAACCCAATGATGGCTTGCTGCTAATGTCATTTTGTATTTGCCTGGCACAAGAGAGACAAACGTTGCGACGGTTACCATAATGCTTCACCTCCCTTCTCATTGCTTTCATGGTTCCCTTCCTGAAAGTTCCCATGATGTACAGTGCTACGCCTGCTACTGTCTCTGCAGCAACTACTCCCGccacaagtgtcccctacacAGCAACAGCACCAGCCAATCAGGTTTGCTCCTTTTACAGCTTTCTGTCATAAATCCTTTAGCTGTAAATAAGTGCTTCATCTGTAAATTGGGGGAGCTGCTTTGTCAGCATAGCGTTGCCTTGCTTGCTCTGCCTATCATAAAGCTTTATCTACCTGAAACCTTCAGTAGAACTACTAGGCTTCATCTCACCCCTTTTCCTTAGTGTggcattattatatatatttttattgcatgtTTTTGTCTCGTTTGAGTGTTTTCCTCATGACAGGTCTGATGGTTTCTGAAGCTACAACAGTAGCTTTTTTGGTCATCAATCAATTTTACAATTACAATACAAAGAGAACTTGTAGAAGTAGTAATGTtgaggtgtgtgtttatgctttgTATATTTTCTATCATACTGTCTTTTGCCTCTAAAACAGATTATCCTCAAGTAGCCACCAGGATCGGAAGTCAGTGCCCTGTTGCTGCTGCGAGAGACATCAATCCACTCTGTAAATACTCTGTTGGCACCACACAAAGTACCCAACAAGCTGCATGCTGATAATATCACTGATGGAAAGGTTGTAGACATGACTTTGAACTGTAAGAAAACCTGCATAACACTTATTTGTCAACTTATACTGGGTTAGATACTGTAGGTGTTGCGGAAGATTATTGTATATACACGCGTTTGCACCTAAACTAACATGTGCAGGGTGTCATGAGAAGTAATGTGCATGATatccttgtttgttttcctctcctcacCTGGCCAGAGCTGCATCTTCTCCGTGAGCTGAAATCCAGCATTTAAACTTTTCAGGTATACAGTGCTCATTTTCAGcaggaaacacatgcacatagtCTCAGTACTCACTGAAAGCAAACAGCATGTAGAGAGGAAATGTTATTATTCATTGTAAAGTGATCTGTTTGagatttataatattttattataatatttggCAACAAATTGCTCTTTTCttcttaaatgttttaaataaaccaaTAGACAGTTTTTCACATGAATAATTGTTAATTTAGTGCcaggtttaattattttaaaccaGCTAGTAAAAAGCACTTATTTTACTTTTACACTTCACTTTTTAAACTGTATTTTGACGGGAGGAGTGCAGTGAGAGTAGTCATCTGTATAGGTTATCCTCAGAGATCAGGACCAGTGCTCCACCTCCTGGCGTGCCTTTGCATTGCATGTACCATAGATACACAAATGAAACCTATAATATTATACATGCTCTTCTCATCAAGTCACTGAAAGTCACGGTGAGTTTCACGCTGATGTGTTTTGACTCATTGAATCACTGGACAAATCCTAACTCGTGACTTGCATGGAAACACCTGGAACAAAGAGTTAACATCTGCTTGTTAGTTTTGTTTCAAACCAGAGATCAGTCAGCGATATCTAGGTTTACACTAATGTCACAAACCTATGATCCTATGATTATTGTTTCATTGCTCATTATTTGATGATTTAAGGGCTGCACTATCTGGTCAGATAAGTATACTTTCTTTTAATATTTTGGATTTAGACTCTGTTCGTAGGCACGGAGCCTTTTGTGTGCCTAGAACATGATACGATGTCAGAGTAAAATGTAAGGTTTAGTTTGTGATTGGCAGATGTATGTCCATCATGCAGTAGGTTCAAGAGGGCTGGGCACTTGTCCTATAACTACAAACCAGTTGAAGTCATCTTTGTGACTCCACAGCCATTGGAAGCCAATAAAGGCTGTGGGGGGAATACTACTGCTAATATTCCAACTGTTCTTGTGATTCTGACGCATGAGTGTGTGAACCATTAGTCTTAATGTTACAGTCACTTGTCAGTACTGTAATTTCGAATGTTATAAGTGCCTAAAGAGTTGTGCATGCAATAAAAAGGCTTTATGTGGAAAAAATGATTCAATGTAATCTAATAACACTTAGGAAGAAATGGATTTGTCACTGCATTAAGATTTTGAATATGCCTGTTAAGGTTTAGTGTTAGAAACACTTTTCCCTTATGCTcaaatgtgtatgtatgtgctAAGTGTAATAAGTTAATATTCAGCTTCATTTAATTTTCTTTCAGTTTAGTGTTAGTGTTAAGTAATTAGGCAATATTAACTCAAATATCTAAGCggatataaatataaacatttcatttgctttctaatgtgttttaaagtgattgattgttttttaaaatgtgtgtgtgtacatgtgtggcTAACGCTGACAATCCACCATGAGATGTTGCATTTGTTCACATATTTTCCTTTGTAAGCTGTTTTACAATGATTGGAGTGaatatacataatatacaaTACCTGCACATTTTAGAGAGTAAGCGTGTAGAATGTCTTTATGTCTTGTCCTCTGTTTTATGATGAATGTAATTTATGAAACAGACTTTAGCTTTGCTGCAGGTTCCTTCAAGGAC
This genomic interval from Betta splendens chromosome 21, fBetSpl5.4, whole genome shotgun sequence contains the following:
- the LOC114846909 gene encoding muscleblind-like protein 2a isoform X2; translation: MALSISSVRDTKWLTLEVCRQFQRGNCSRSDEECKFAHPPKSCQVENGRVIACFDSLKGRCSRENCKYLHPPSHLKTQLEINGRNNLIQQKTAAVLAQQMQLMIPGPSLQPVGLGTSTGLGYGSYMAPLSHGLSLLPSDILSSNPVLVPGSSPVTVQSSSSSSSPSQKPQRTDKLEVCREFQRGNCARGETDCRFAHPSDSPMIDTTDNTVTVCMDYIKSRCSREKCKYFHPPAHLQAKMKSGQQQVGQTAVTAQATAAAAAFPHSVLQPLPKRPALEKSSWTSSLLSPSFLHYQQALANTQLQHPAAAFYPTGSILCMAPANNIDYPQVATRIGSQCPVAAARDINPLCKYSVGTTQSTQQAAC
- the LOC114846909 gene encoding muscleblind-like protein 2a isoform X1, which gives rise to MALSISSVRDTKWLTLEVCRQFQRGNCSRSDEECKFAHPPKSCQVENGRVIACFDSLKGRCSRENCKYLHPPSHLKTQLEINGRNNLIQQKTAAVLAQQMQLMIPGPSLQPVGLGTSTGLGYGSYMAPLSHGLSLLPSDILSSNPVLVPGSSPVTVQSSSSSSSPSQKPQRTDKLEVCREFQRGNCARGETDCRFAHPSDSPMIDTTDNTVTVCMDYIKSRCSREKCKYFHPPAHLQAKMKSGQQQVGQTAVTAQATAAAASTAKAVKRPLEATVDLAFPHSVLQPLPKRPALEKSSWTSSLLSPSFLHYQQALANTQLQHPAAAFYPTGSILCMAPANNIDYPQVATRIGSQCPVAAARDINPLCKYSVGTTQSTQQAAC
- the LOC114846909 gene encoding muscleblind-like protein 2a isoform X4, with the protein product MALSISSVRDTKWLTLEVCRQFQRGNCSRSDEECKFAHPPKSCQVENGRVIACFDSLKGRCSRENCKYLHPPSHLKTQLEINGRNNLIQQKTAAVLAQQMQLMIPGPSLQPVGLGTSTGLGYGSYMAPLSHGLSLLPSDILSSNPVLVPGSSPVTVQSSSSSSSPSQKPQRTDKLEVCREFQRGNCARGETDCRFAHPSDSPMIDTTDNTVTVCMDYIKSRCSREKCKYFHPPAHLQAKMKSGQQQVGQTAVTAQATAAAAAFPHSVLQPLPKRPALEKSSWTSSLLSPSFLHYQQALANTQLQHPAAAFYPTGSILCMAPANNIVPMMYSATPATVSAATTPATSVPYTATAPANQIILK
- the LOC114846909 gene encoding muscleblind-like protein 2a isoform X3; protein product: MALSISSVRDTKWLTLEVCRQFQRGNCSRSDEECKFAHPPKSCQVENGRVIACFDSLKGRCSRENCKYLHPPSHLKTQLEINGRNNLIQQKTAAVLAQQMQLMIPGPSLQPVGLGTSTGLGYGSYMAPLSHGLSLLPSDILSSNPVLVPGSSPVTVQSSSSSSSPSQKPQRTDKLEVCREFQRGNCARGETDCRFAHPSDSPMIDTTDNTVTVCMDYIKSRCSREKCKYFHPPAHLQAKMKSGQQQVGQTAVTAQATAAAASTAKAVKRPLEATVDLAFPHSVLQPLPKRPALEKSSWTSSLLSPSFLHYQQALANTQLQHPAAAFYPTGSILCMAPANNIVPMMYSATPATVSAATTPATSVPYTATAPANQIILK